The Acidaminococcus fermentans DSM 20731 sequence GCGGTTATTTCATTAAAAGGGGCTGTTGATTCATTCAACAGCCCCTTCTTTCTATCTGTTTTTTATCTTCGCTTCCGTCCATTGATCCACGGCTTTTTTCAGTTCTTTCAGCCAGGGAGAGAACTGGACGGCTTTTTCCGGGTAGGTGAACTGGAGATCGTATTCCAGGGGCAGCCAGGTGTCCCGATCCGATTCATTGTGGCTGATCACCGCTTCCAGTTTGTCCAGGGCCTTGTACAGTCTGGCTTCCCGGGTTTCCTGGGCTTCCATCTCTTCCAGCAGGGCCTGCCATTCCTCCCGGTTTTCTTCCGGAAAGGTGGCCAGCCAGCTGGCCCAGCAATCCTGTTCCACCGCCCGGTTCCGGTCTCCTTTGGCAAAGGTGGGGATATCCCCGGTAAAGGCTTCTCCCAGGTCGTGGATCAGGCACATCCGGATCACCCGGTCCAGGTCCAGTTCCCGGAATTCCGGTTCCTTGGACAACAGAAGGGCCATCAGGGCCATCCGCCAGGAATGGTCCGCCACGCTTTCCTGGCGGCCGGAAGCGGTCCAACAGTGGCGGGTGGCGGTTTTCAGCCGGCCGGCCCGGGTCAGGATCGCAAGAAACGTTTCAGGGGACATGGAACTACTTCCTTTCTTGGTGCAGAGATGGAACCTTTATAGAGCGGAATAGGCAGCAGGCTCAAAGGGAAGAAGAAAATCACTGTATTATAGTCATAACTAGTATAGTCATGGCTATAATACGCATGAGTATATTTTTTGAGAATGGATGGAAAAAGAGAGGGTTGTTGCATGTGTGCGATTTTCACACGTGCAACAACCCCTTCGTCTTTTTCTCAGGGTACCAGGGTGGGGGCGGCGTAGACCCGGGCCAGGAGTTCCTGGTTCAGGGCATACAACCCTTTGGGATCGCTGCCGAACAGTTCAAATTTCTTGATCAGGTCGCTGACGTTCTTTTCTTCTTCGCCCTGTTCTTTGACGAACCAGTCGAAGAACTGCATGGTCCGGTAATCTTTGGCTTTGTCGGCGGCGGCGTAGATTTTGTTGATGCAGCCGGTGATGAACTGTTCATGTTTCAGGGCGGCCTTCAGGGCATCGTCCAGTTTCTTGCAGGTCATGTCCGGTTTGTCGATGGTGCCGAAGACCACGGGAACATCGTTGTTCTGCAGGTAGGTGCGCATAAGCATGGCGTGGTCCCGTTCTTCCTGGGCCTGGATATCGAACCAGTGGGCGAAACCGTCCAGTCCCTTTTCCTGATAATAGTTGGCGAAATCCAGATACAGGTAGGCGGAATAGAATTCCTTGGTGACCTGTTCGTTGATCAGGTCTCTGACTTTATTGTCCAGCATGGATAAAACCTCCTTTTTCATTCCTACCATTATAGCAGGTTTGGCGGAGGGCGGCGAAAAAACTTGACAGGGTTTCCCCGGTTGGGTATGCTAACCCTGTATCAACAAAGGAGGAAATCCCATGCATTTTGAATATTGCCCCACCTGCGGCAGCCATCTCCAGTCCAAACCGGCGGGGGATGAGGGGCCGGTCCCTTTCTGCCCTGTATGCCAGCGGTACTGGTTCGATTTTTTCTACAGCTGCATCATCATCCTGCTGTGCAATGAACAGGACGAAGTGGTCCTGTGCAAACAGCCCCACCTGTCCCAGGAATACGAAAGCATCACCTCCGGGTTCATCATGCCGGGGGAAACTGCAGAAGAAACGGCCCACCGGGAAGTCCGGGAAGAACTGGGCCTGACCCTGGAACGGATGATCCCGGAAGGCACCTACTGGTTCAGCAAGGGACAGATGCTCATGCACGGCTTTTTGGGCTTTGTCCGGAAGCAGCCTTTCCGGCTGTCCCAGGAAGTCACCTCCGCCCACTGGGTCCCCATCCTGGACCTGCCCCAAACTGCCTATCCGGAAACCCCGGAAAATGTGATCTACCCTCTGTGGCGGAAGCTGCTGGCCATGAAAGGGCTGGAAGAACCGAAGAAAAGGAAATGATAAAACAATAATTTTAACAAAAGTTCGGAAATAAACGGAATATGTATACAGTATTTTCCCGACAGAAACATGGATTTTCCATAGGAATTTGCTTATAATGAAACTGTGCTTTTTCTCATAAGCGTTCTGCCATTATTTCTTTAATGTACTGGAAAAAGCCAATTTCTCAAGGAAAGGATGTTGTTACTATGACTGCAGGGACACAGGAAAAAACGAAGAAAAGTCTTATGGACCGTTTCCTGAACGCGGTGGAAGTGGCCGGCAACAAACTGCCGGATCCGGCAACCCTGTTCATTATCCTGGCGGTGATCGTCATTATCCTGTCAGCGATTTTCGGAAGCATGGGGGTATCGGCTGTCCATCCGGGCACGGGCAAGGAAATCAAAGTGGTCAACCTGCTGACCGTGGATGGATTCCGGATGATGTGGAGCAAGGCCGTGACCAACTTTTCCACCTTCGCTCCTCTGGGTATGGTGCTGGTTTGTGTGCTGGGGGCCGGTGTGGCTGAAAAAAGCGGGTTCCTGGCAGCCTTCATGCAGAAGATGCTGGGGGATGCGGCTCCGGCTCTGGTGACCTGGGTGATCATTTTCATCGGCATCAACGGCAACGTGGCCGGGGATGCGGCCTTTGTGGTGCTGCCGCCGGTGGCCGGGGTGATCTACCTGAGCATGGGGCGCCATCCGCTCCTGGGGGTCTTTACCGCCTTTGCCAGTGTGGCTGCCGGGTTCTGTGCCAATGTGATGCTGGGGATGAGTGATTCCCTGGCCTACGGGTTTACGGAAGCCGCCGCCAAGCTCATCGATCCCAGCTATCAGCAGACGCCGGCCATCAACTATTATTTCCTGGTGGTATCCTGTTTCCTGCTGAGCTTTGTAGGGACCTTCGTAACGGAAAAAATCATGGCGCCCCGGTTTGCCGGTGTGGACCTGAGCAAGTATGAAATCGACAAATCCCTGACGGAAATGACGCCCCGGAACAAGGCGGCGGTGAACAAGGCCATTGTGGCCACCCTGATTACCCTGGTGGTCATTGCCCTGCTGTGCGTGGGGGCTGACCCCATCCTGGGGGATCCCAAGACCCACTCCATCATGAACGTGAAATCTCCCTTCATGACCGGCATCATCCTGATGGTGACCCTGGTGCTGTTTGTGCCCGGGGCGGTGTACGGCTTCGCTTCCGGCAAGTATAAAAACGACAAGGATATGTTTGCGGACATTTCCCAGGCTTTCAAGGATATTTCTTCCTACATCCTGCTGTGCTTCTTCTGTTCCCAGTTCACCAGTTATTTCGGCTGGTCCAAGCTGGGGCTGGTGCTGGCCATCAAAGGGGCTGCGGGACTGAAGGCCATGAACTTCACCGGGCTTCCGCTGATCATCGGTCTGGTGATCGTATCCTGCATCGTGAACATCTTCATCGGCTCCGCTTCCGCCAAGTGGGCCATCCTGGCACCGGTGATGGTGCCCATGATGATGCTCATGGGGTTTGACCCGGCTCTGACCCAGGTGGCCTACCGGATTGGGGACTCCCTGACCAACCCGCTGTCTCCCCTGTTCTATTATTTCCCTCTGATGCTGGGATTTGCCCGGAAGTATGAAAAGGACACCGGGATGGGCACCATCATCGCCAATATGCTGCCCTATTCCATCTGCTTTGCCATTGCCTGGCTGATTCTGCTGGCAGCCTGGGTGGTACTGGATCTGCCCCTGGGCCCCGGCGGCGGGATTTATCTGTAAGGGTATTTGGAAGGAACCCGGGTCGCGGGTTCCCTCAATGGAAAACGCAGCCGGAGGCTGCGTTTCTGTTCCAGGGCAAACGCCAGCCGCGTTTGCCTGTCTCCGTCCAGTGTCCAGTGACAAGAGAACAGTGACCGGGGGTGTGATTTTTTCACATCCTCCCGTTTATAGAAAGGACAAACGCTTATGAGTTTACGGAAGGATAAAGCAAAGGAAATCGATTTTACCATCACCGTCCATGGGGTTTCGGCCCACGGTTCCACGCCCCATCTGGGGAAGGATGCCATTGTGGCGGCTTCGGCGGTGGTCCAGGCGGCCCAGACCCTGGTGAGCCGGGTGAACAATCCCCTCCGTCCCCTGGTCCTGGGGTTTGAAAGCGTCAGGGCCGGGAAACAGTTCAACATCGTCTGCGACAAGGTCCAGCTGACCGGCTGTCTCCAGGCCTACGACGACGAACTGCTCATGGACATGGCGGACAAACTGAAGAAACTGGCCCGGCGGACGGCGGAAACTTTTGACTGCCGCAGCGAAATGGCCCTGCTGCCGGAAGGGGGCGCCTGCTGATGGACGTAAAGGCCCTGGCGGCTGACGAAAAAGCGTACATCCTGGAACAGCGGCACTGGCTCCATGCCCATCCGGAACTGGGGCGGGAAGAAAAAAACACCACCGCCCACATTGCGGCGGAACTGGAAAGAATGGGGATCCCGGTCCAGACTTTCCCGGATATCACCGGCTGCATCGGCACCATCCAGGGGACCAAGGGGCCGGGAAAGACACTGATGCTCCGGGCGGACATCGATGCCCTGCCCATCCAGGAGGCGGATCTGACCAAAACCTATGCCTCCCAGAATCCCGGGGTCATGCATGCCTGCGGGCACGACTGCCATACGGCCATGCTCCTGGGAGCGGCCAAAATCCTCAGCGCCCACCGGGATGCCTTTCCAGGCAAGGTGAAACTGCTGTTCCAAATGGGGGAAGAAATCGGCACCGAGTCCCGTCATTATGTGGAAAAGGGTTGCCTGGATGATGTGGACGCCATTTTCGGCATGCATATCTGGGCCCTGCTGGATGCCGGGACCGCCAATCTGGAAGACAGGGAACGGATGGCCTGCAGCGACCGGTTCACCCTTACCCTTACCGGGAAAACGGCCCTTTCCGATGCCCCGGAACAGGGAGCGGATCCCCTGGCGGCGGCTGCCTCCGTGGTCATGGGGCTCCAGCAGCTGGTGAGCCGGCAGAACGACCCGGAAAACACCTTTGTGCTCACGGTGGGGATGATGAACAGCGAAGGGAACAAAGGAGAGCTGGCCCGGTCCGTCCAGCTGGTGGGCACCACCCGGACCTTCAACAAGGCTTTCCGGAAGACCCTGCCGGAGAAAATCGAAAAAGTGGCCCGGGCCTTTGGGGAAGGGCTGGGGTGCCAGGTGGACTGCACCTATTTCTTTGGGCCCGCCCCTCTTATCAACGAACACCGGAATCTGAACGATTGCGGGCGGAAAGCGGTGGCCCGGATTATGGGGGACAAAGCCCTGGTTCCCATGGAAAAGCAGATGGGGGCGGAAGATTTTTCCGTGTTCATGGAAAAGGTCCCCGGGGTGTTTCTGTTCCTGGGAGCCAGGAACAAAGAAAAGGGCATCTGCTGCGTCCATCACCATCCCGGATTTGAAGTGGACGAAGACGTGCTGCCCAACGGGACGGGAATCGAGGTCCAGTTTGCGCTGGAGTATTTGAATGGATGAGGGTCGCGGCCCGGGACTCGTGACCCGTGACCGGGGATGTGAATTCTTTCACACCCCCCCTTTTTTCGTGGTATAATATATTTTCCTGAAGTGGTTCAACGGTATTTACACAAGCAAGGAGGGGTTCCATGAACAGACTAGATCCCATTGGTGTTATCGATTCCGGGGTGGGGGGACTGACGGTCCTGAAGTGGCTCCAGGAGAAGATGCCCCATGAACGGTTCATTTTCATCGGGGATACGGCCCGTACTCCCTACGGCAACCGGTCCCGGGAAGAAATCCAGGGATTTGTGGGAGAAATGACCGCCTGGCTGAACCGGCGGAACATCAAACAGCTGGTGGTGGCCTGCAACACCATTACGGTACTGGGCACCGACGTGATCAAAAACGGGTATGATTTCTCCGTCATCGGCATGAAAAAAGGGGCCCATATGGTGGAAGGGGTCACCCGAAACAAAAAAGTGGGATTCCTGGCCACGGATTTCACGGTGGCTTCCGGGGCCCACAAAAAGGAAATCCAGGAAATGGATCCGGAAATCCAGGTGTTCGGCCAGGGTTGTCCCAAATTCGTCCCGCTCATTGAAGGGGAACAGTTCGGCAGTCCGGAACTGGCGGCGGCCATCAAAGAATATACGGATAAACTGAAGGAATATGATGTGGATACGGTGATGCTCTCCTGTACCCATTATCCCTTTGTGGAAAAGGAAATCCGGGAAGCCTTCGGGCCCGGGGTCACCATCCTGGATCCGGCGGAACGGACGGTCCAGGCGGCCATGGAAGACCTGAAGCAGCGGCGGCTGAACCGGGAAACCGGCCTGGGCCGGGCGGAAGTGTGTTTCACCGCCGACCTGGAACGGGGCAAGCGCCTGGCAGCCCGGATGCTGGATATGAACCAGTGTGATTTCCGGCTGATCCATTTGTGAGAGAGGGGGATTCACACCTCCGGCCGCGGGCTGCGACCCGCGACCAGAGCTCTCTTTCCCCCCTTGAACAATCCCCGGAGATATGGTATAATTCTCCTGTTCAATGCTACTGTAGCTCAGCTGGTAGAGCATCTCATTCGTAATGAGAGGGTCGTAGGTTCGAATCCTATCAGTAGCTCCAGATGCCATACAAGCCCGTCACTTTGGTGGCGGGCTTTTTTGCGTTTGACATCTTTCCCAAAATTCGGCATAATGAAAAATAAACTGTTCCGGAGGTGCTCCTGCTGTGGCCCAAATCCTGCTGCCCCTGTTCCTGTTCTGCGTGTCCCTGCTGCCGGCGGCCTATCTCCGCTATTACCCTTTTCGGTCCATTGTACGGCCTTCCACCCGCCATTTCCTGCTGTGCGGGCATTTGTACATTTTCCTGTTCGAATTTGTCCTGCTGGCCGGTCTTTTTGGCCGGGGGCTCATGAAATTTGAAACCGGCACCTTCCAGTTCCTGTATTATTTCTGCTATCTGCCCTATCTGCTGCTGCTGGTGTTCACCGTCCGGCCTTTCTGGCTCCGGCATCTGTTCGTACTGGGGCTCCAGGCCATTTACATGATCCTTATCCATACCCTGTGTCTGGAAATCTTCAAATTGTTCCTGCCGGAGGCCTGGCATACCAACCGGGTCCTGCCCTATTTCTCTCTGTATCTGGGGCTGTTCCTGCTGGGGATGCCCCTGGCCCTGAAGGTATTGGGAAAACTGTTTACCCGGGAACAGCTTACATCCCCCCGGCCTGCTTTCTGGACCTGGCTGGGGCCCATTC is a genomic window containing:
- a CDS encoding HD domain-containing protein — encoded protein: MSPETFLAILTRAGRLKTATRHCWTASGRQESVADHSWRMALMALLLSKEPEFRELDLDRVIRMCLIHDLGEAFTGDIPTFAKGDRNRAVEQDCWASWLATFPEENREEWQALLEEMEAQETREARLYKALDKLEAVISHNESDRDTWLPLEYDLQFTYPEKAVQFSPWLKELKKAVDQWTEAKIKNR
- a CDS encoding ferritin — protein: MLDNKVRDLINEQVTKEFYSAYLYLDFANYYQEKGLDGFAHWFDIQAQEERDHAMLMRTYLQNNDVPVVFGTIDKPDMTCKKLDDALKAALKHEQFITGCINKIYAAADKAKDYRTMQFFDWFVKEQGEEEKNVSDLIKKFELFGSDPKGLYALNQELLARVYAAPTLVP
- the murI gene encoding glutamate racemase; the protein is MNRLDPIGVIDSGVGGLTVLKWLQEKMPHERFIFIGDTARTPYGNRSREEIQGFVGEMTAWLNRRNIKQLVVACNTITVLGTDVIKNGYDFSVIGMKKGAHMVEGVTRNKKVGFLATDFTVASGAHKKEIQEMDPEIQVFGQGCPKFVPLIEGEQFGSPELAAAIKEYTDKLKEYDVDTVMLSCTHYPFVEKEIREAFGPGVTILDPAERTVQAAMEDLKQRRLNRETGLGRAEVCFTADLERGKRLAARMLDMNQCDFRLIHL
- a CDS encoding NAD(+) diphosphatase; the protein is MHFEYCPTCGSHLQSKPAGDEGPVPFCPVCQRYWFDFFYSCIIILLCNEQDEVVLCKQPHLSQEYESITSGFIMPGETAEETAHREVREELGLTLERMIPEGTYWFSKGQMLMHGFLGFVRKQPFRLSQEVTSAHWVPILDLPQTAYPETPENVIYPLWRKLLAMKGLEEPKKRK
- a CDS encoding peptidase dimerization domain-containing protein — translated: MSLRKDKAKEIDFTITVHGVSAHGSTPHLGKDAIVAASAVVQAAQTLVSRVNNPLRPLVLGFESVRAGKQFNIVCDKVQLTGCLQAYDDELLMDMADKLKKLARRTAETFDCRSEMALLPEGGAC
- a CDS encoding M20 metallopeptidase family protein → MDVKALAADEKAYILEQRHWLHAHPELGREEKNTTAHIAAELERMGIPVQTFPDITGCIGTIQGTKGPGKTLMLRADIDALPIQEADLTKTYASQNPGVMHACGHDCHTAMLLGAAKILSAHRDAFPGKVKLLFQMGEEIGTESRHYVEKGCLDDVDAIFGMHIWALLDAGTANLEDRERMACSDRFTLTLTGKTALSDAPEQGADPLAAAASVVMGLQQLVSRQNDPENTFVLTVGMMNSEGNKGELARSVQLVGTTRTFNKAFRKTLPEKIEKVARAFGEGLGCQVDCTYFFGPAPLINEHRNLNDCGRKAVARIMGDKALVPMEKQMGAEDFSVFMEKVPGVFLFLGARNKEKGICCVHHHPGFEVDEDVLPNGTGIEVQFALEYLNG
- a CDS encoding AbgT family transporter; translation: MTAGTQEKTKKSLMDRFLNAVEVAGNKLPDPATLFIILAVIVIILSAIFGSMGVSAVHPGTGKEIKVVNLLTVDGFRMMWSKAVTNFSTFAPLGMVLVCVLGAGVAEKSGFLAAFMQKMLGDAAPALVTWVIIFIGINGNVAGDAAFVVLPPVAGVIYLSMGRHPLLGVFTAFASVAAGFCANVMLGMSDSLAYGFTEAAAKLIDPSYQQTPAINYYFLVVSCFLLSFVGTFVTEKIMAPRFAGVDLSKYEIDKSLTEMTPRNKAAVNKAIVATLITLVVIALLCVGADPILGDPKTHSIMNVKSPFMTGIILMVTLVLFVPGAVYGFASGKYKNDKDMFADISQAFKDISSYILLCFFCSQFTSYFGWSKLGLVLAIKGAAGLKAMNFTGLPLIIGLVIVSCIVNIFIGSASAKWAILAPVMVPMMMLMGFDPALTQVAYRIGDSLTNPLSPLFYYFPLMLGFARKYEKDTGMGTIIANMLPYSICFAIAWLILLAAWVVLDLPLGPGGGIYL